The Spodoptera frugiperda isolate SF20-4 chromosome 2, AGI-APGP_CSIRO_Sfru_2.0, whole genome shotgun sequence genome has a window encoding:
- the LOC126911603 gene encoding uncharacterized protein LOC126911603 — translation MSPNQVVIVTNLIKLQKAVSESKSGTAIVLRSLLDQGSQASFVTESAVQLLGLKRVPTKGSISADPAFDTPNKIDLLLGAEVYGQILLEGLIRGSPGQLIAQNTRLGWILSGQVGEINQSETCHNTVVTLHSTLTDENTLLKQFWELEAEPKGVNDKVYLTPEEQRCEEIFKGTTKRDESGRYIVHMPFRSSDPACKYGGSKDIALKRFLTLEKRFLRNPEFKAQYSAVINEYIALNHMDIAQDRDKEGCVYLPHHAVIRNEKSTTKVRIVFDASCVGSNGVSLNHDLMVGPPLQPELRHIIMRWRCEPICLVADIVKMYRQIRVYNDHTDFQRILWRENPDDEIQVLRHLRVTFGTSSAPYLAVRSLQQLAQDEGAEFPLAKNRVLSDFYIDDLMTGCQTIEEGVEIYKQISELLKRGGFQLQKWASNNKELYRLIEDGQQIPQTQGNMELKTDAISKILGLTWDKDNDEFVYTIQLNELDLPVTKRKVISDIARLFDPLGWLAPIIITAKVFIQRIWMTGIEWDAELPAPLLKEWLDFRKNLYTSNVAYAAVVYVRIIDREGQIHTTLVTSKTRVAPVKQRLTRELCMAGRN, via the exons ATGTCTCCAAATCAGGTGGTGATAGTAACAAACCTGATCAAGTTGCAGAAAGCAGTGT CGGAATCAAAGAGCGGTACTGCTATAGTATTAAGATCTCTGTTAGACCAGGGATCTCAGGCTTCCTTTGTGACGGAGTCCGCAGTCCAGCTCTTGGGTCTCAAAAGAGTTCCAACTAAAGGTTCAATTTCAG CAGATCCTGCGTTCGATACTCCGAACAAGATTGATTTGCTTTTAGGTGCTGAAGTTTATGGCCAGATTTTGTTAGAAGGTTTAATCAGAGGTTCACCTGGTCAACTCATCGCACAAAATACAAGACTAGGATGGATCTTGTCTGGTCAAGTAGGTGAAATCAATCAAAGCGAGACATGCCACAATACAGTCGTCACATTGCATTCTACTCTCACAGATGAGAATACACTCCTCAAACAATTCTGGGAACTAGAAGCTGAACCCAAAGGCGTTAACGACAAGGTCTACTTGACCCCAGAAGAACAAAGGTGTGAAGAGATATTTAAGGGCACGACCAAACGAGAtgaatctggtcgctatattgTGCATATGCCCTTCAGGTCAAGCGATCCTGCTTGTAAATATGGTGGATCAAAAGACATTGCTCTTAAACGCTTTTTAACTTTAGAAAAGCGATTTCTGAGGAATCCAGAGTTCAAGGCTCAGTATTCAGCTGTTATCAATGAATATATAGCTCTTAATCATATGGATATAGCACAAGATAGGGATAAAGAAGGTTGTGTGTACCTACCTCATCATGCCGTCATCCGTAATGAAAAAAGTACAACAAAGGTGCGCATCGTGTTTGATGCATCATGTGTAGGTAGCAACGGGGTATCTCTTAATCACGATTTAATGGTGGGTCCTCCTCTACAACCTGAACTTCGTCATATTATCATGCGGTGGCGTTGTGAACCTATCTGTCTGGTCGCGGACATCGTCAAGATGTATCGACAGATTAGGGTGTACAATGATCACACAGATTTTCAGCGCATATTGTGGCGTGAGAATCCAGATGACGAAATTCAGGTGTTACGTCATTTGCGAGTAACGTTCGGAACATCATCGGCGCCTTACCTGGCGGTAAGATCATTGCAGCAGTTAGCTCAGGACGAAGGCGCTGAATTTCCTTTAGCAAAGAACCGCGTTCTTTCAGACTTCTACATAGATGACCTTATGACGGGCTGTCAAACCATAGAAGAAGGTGTAGAGATATACAAGCAGATATCGGAGCTACTTAAACGTGGAGGGTTTCAGCTCCAAAAGTGGGCTAGTAATAACAAAGAATTATATAGATTAATTGAAGACGGTCAACAAATACCACAAACACAAGGGAACATGGAACTAAAAACGGAtgcaatttcaaaaatattaggtTTAACGTGGGACAAAGACAATGACGAGTTCGTTTATACTATTCAGCTTAATGAGCTAGATTTGCCAGTTACGAAGCGTAAGGTTATTTCGGACATAGCGCGACTATTCGATCCCCTCGGATGGTTAGCACCGATAATCATCACTGCGAAGGTGTTCATTCAACGAATATGGATGACCGGGATCGAATGGGACGCAGAACTACCTGCACCATTGCTAAAAGAGTGGCTTGACTTTCGGAAGAACCTTT ACACATCCAATGTAGCATACGCCGCGGTGGTATACGTTCGCATCATTGATAGAGAAGGACAAATTCATACAACCTTGGTGACTTCAAAAACCAGGGTTGCTCCTGTTAAGCAG AGGCTCACGAGAGAACTTTGCATGGCGGGCCGCAATTGA